Proteins encoded within one genomic window of Erinaceus europaeus chromosome 13, mEriEur2.1, whole genome shotgun sequence:
- the LOC103127568 gene encoding high mobility group protein B2-like, translated as MTWPIKLLIRGGGQQKGGKGKKKDPNVPRRPPSAFFLFCSEHRPKIKSEHPGLSIGDTAKKLGVMWSKQLAKDKQPSEQKAAKLNEKSEKDNAAYCAKGKNEAGKKSPGRPAGSKNEPDYEEEEEEDEDDEEEEEDEEQEVILC; from the exons aTGACCTGGCCCATTAAATTATTAATTAgggg GGGGGGGCaacagaagggagggaaaggaaagaaaaaggatccCAATGTTCCTAGAAGGCCTCCATCTGCTTTCTTCCTGTTTTGCTCTGAACATCGCCCAAAGATAAAAAGTGAACACCCTGGCCTATCCATTGGGGATACTGCAAAAAAGCTGGGTGTAATGTGGTCTAAACAGTTAGCTAAAGATAAACAGCCATCTGAGCAGAAAGCAGCTAAACTAAACGAAAAATCTGAAAAGGATAATGCTGCATACTGTGCCAAGGGCAAAAATGAAGCAGGAAAGAAGAGTCCTGGCAGGCCAGCAGGCTCAAAGAATGAGCCAGactatgaggaagaggaggaagaagatgaagatgatgaggaagaggaggaagacgaAGAACAAGAGGTTATCCTGTGTTGA